The Anabas testudineus chromosome 1, fAnaTes1.2, whole genome shotgun sequence genomic sequence GTGCTAAAATAGCACAGTGATGTCATTTATGTGTCGTTTTCACATGCGTCAGCTGTGTCTCATGTTACAGTCACACAGAGCTGGAACATTTGATTACATGTCATTTTGCTCCCTCTCTAGTCGGCCATGTTAGACCTAGTAGACATATTTGGCCCATCACCTGAGCCCCCGCCTGCCCCTGCTGACCCCTGGAAGTCTGCTCAGCCTGCCTGTGACATCACCTCTGACCCCTGGGACACTGTAGGTAGGTGTCTAACCATACAAACATCTCCATACTCATAAAGGTCATTATAatgtcagagctgctgcctTGTCAGATTTGTGGCTGtcatgttttttgtctgtgctACAGCAGTCcactccagcactcctgtgatTGGTAGCCCATGGATGGCCTCTCACTCCTCCTCCAACGCATCTAATCCTTGGGCTCCATGTGCAAAGTCACGCACAGATCCCTGGGAAGCAGCACCTGTCTCCTCTAGTCCTGTCAATCACGTGTGGGACAGCCCAACAGACGGAGGTACTGTGTTCGGTGTTTGTCTAAAGATATGTGTGTTGCACCCTGTGATTGTTCTTATCTGTTCTCATTTTCCTTTGCAGGTTGTGATGGGACAGATCCATTCACGGCACAGGACATGGAGAAGTCGAAACAGGAAGTTCCTCAGGTGTCTTCCCCTCAACCTGCCAGTCCCACAGGTAGTGTATTTCTCGTGCTTTGAAAGTGAGGAAATCCACTTCTAGCATCCTGTTGAGAGCAGGAAGAACAGAGACAAGATCACTACATAAACTACAGTCAAGACAGTCTCTTCTTCTTACTCTGCACTCATCAACAGcgtttttctatttatttgtttctttctttactgtTGTTCTTTCCTGGTTCAGATGCAGAGCTGTTTGGGGTAACGACAGACTCTGGTCCATTTGCTGGAACAGATTCTAAGGCAGATTTCTACAGGACAGACCCTCAAGTGAAACCCCAGGTAAATGGACGAGAGTCTGCTAGCCCAGAGATGTTTGACCTGTCCCGGCTCGCACCTCCACTCAGCGCCCACCTACACGTGTATGTCGGACGCCAGAGGCCTTTCTGGGACCTACAGGAGCCTCGCTAGTGAATTTAGACGCTCTGATTCCCCCCAACCCGCCTAGCAAGACACACAATAACCCCTTCCTCTCAGGTAAGAAGCTAGTCAGGAGCACAGATGCTGTATTTACTTACTGTGGTGTTTCCCAACCAactaatgatgataatgatgttcTTCCCCTCAGGTTTGAGTGCTCCATCTCCCACCAACCCCTTCCACTGCGACCAGCCTCGTCTGACCCTCAACCAAATGCGACCGTCCTCTACATCCCCGCTTCCCCCCAACATGCTGTCCTACAGCCCGTCCCTGCCTCTCCCACTGCATCACCAGCCACCcaccctcccttcctctctcacaCAACCTCCTGCTGGACTCCTAGACCTTCCCTCCAACCTACCACAACCCCTGCTTCCCTTTTGTCCAAGGCCAGCACCCCATACTCAgtcgcagacacacacacacagccacaaccCATTCCTCTGAGACTCATGCATCCTTCAGTCCCTGTCTGTACAGGGAAAGGACAGAATTGACTCTTTTGGATTAATCTATGCCCACTACAATGAGACTAATTTAAATGAGCCTGAACTGGATCCTGGTCTGATGtcattgtacacacacacaaacacacaaacacacaggcggATAAAACTTGGACTGGAtgtatttgtgtctgtctgacacATTCAGCTGCTATATTACCTGAACTCTTGAAGAAGTGCTAACTCacggacaaacacacactccaacaTGCATTCAGGAACACTTCAGggtgcacagacacagacatgcacacaccgCCAGAATAACAGGGTGTACTTCAACAATCCCTTCGATGCCTTTTCCCAGTCAGCAGTGACAACTCTGAGCACCCTTTgaccacagagacagagctgttCCTTTAGAGGATTGGGATAAAGCCACAAACTTTGATTTTCAACCAAGTTTCACCAGGATCCTTACCGCTGCTGCTTCACCGACAAAAGCATGAATGCTTCCCACCCCCCAATGCTCcaaactgttttattctgcCGAGCACCTGAGTGGAGTCCTTCAAATAAatgatctttttctgatgaGTCAAATAGCATTTTGAGCTTTCTTGGCACAATTGAATCACTGAAAACATCCCAAAAGTATGTTTATTGTAGGGATGATTTATTTTGGACCTGTGACAGTTTGGATGAGTGATGCTGTTGTAAACAAACAGCTTAAACATTCCAAACTCAGTGAAgctaaatgtaatatttgtgcagaggaagagggaacagttgttgaaatatttatctGTCATCCAACAGGTTAAAGTTAGAACGTGTGTTATTTTGAATTAATTGCGAAGAACAAGTGCACAGCCTCAGTCTACCTTCAGATTTACACCGTGTTCTGTGCCCTGTTGAACATGCAGCAGTGCAACAACAGGCTCACCTTCAGGTAACCTTAAGTGCACAGTGTATACAAAACATCAGCAACTTATTTGATTGATATTTGATCAAATGCATTAGAATTGTACCCTATCGGACCGCCTGCCTGTCTCTGACAATGCATTCTGAGCTGGTTCACATTGGCGCCATTAGGTAGGACCTCGAGGGGGGGGCGCTCCGTTCCTCCTCCACTGAGATTTAACCTGTAGTGAATGGAAAtgcatttactttaataaaaaacaaaacacaaaaacagggaGAACAGTGACTTTATTTCAGAACTGAGCATCCGACCGAGGGATGACGAGAGTATTTATAGGAGCAGGGAGATGAATAGAAAtactgtgaaatgtttacacATGACACTCGTGTACTGGGCAGTAGCTGATCTGCTCTGCTCCTCGTTCACCTCTGTGTAAAGAACAAGAAAATCAGAGACGTGTGTTCATCACTGCACTGAAACTGGATTTGAATGTGAAATGCCTGCCTCTAGATACACACAGGCTTAGTACATATGTATTTAACAGATTGATACCGATAAAGTATTATGGAATAATATACCAATAAAGACATTGTGTTTGCATTGTAATTTACTACCCATGAGTCATCCCTTCATTTGTCCATTCGTTCAAGTGTCACATAGAACTTACAGTTATATTCATGGATTTAATTGTTTATATATTCACCAGATCATTTAGTTTATggaataacattttaataagtgaTCATTATTTAACATTGCATGTTCATGTTCCCAGTCAGAGTTGTCATTTTTTTTGCCCCAATATATCTCCCACAAGAGCTACAGACACgtcaacaaaatgaaatacaagGCCCCATTCAGCCATCACTGCAATTTAACGCTGAAGCCttgtcactgtgagcatgtCAGCATGCTGATGTTAGCATTTCTCTCAAAGCCCCGCTGTGCCTGCTGCACTCTCGCACAGAGTGGCTACCACGGCTGCACACTGTAAACTCCTCATTTGggctgtatttcttttttatacacGCTCTGACCAGTAAGCAAAATTACATCTGACATACTGTAATGTGTTCCAGTGAACTGACTAGTGTTATTGGGGTTGaaatcaaaaactaaacacagtgCCTGacaaaaaactgtaatattGATAGTGTTCATTAAACAGCCCTGAACACACTGTCTGAGCTGTCTCACCTTATTACTGCAGATTGGGGCCCAGATTGCAGATAGTTAGCTTCATACACTTGCTGGAAGTGACAGCTGTacaatgtttatatttataaagcAGTTTAGATAGGATGCAGTATGTCTAACATCGTTCAGAAATACTATCTGGTTCACAGCTTTCATGTGATGGTGACCACTAGGTGGTAGTATAGATGGTTTTTGCACAGGGCAGTTTTGTGTATACAGGATTTAATATAGCAGCGGCCGATTACAGTTATATACACAGTTATAATCGGGAAATATTATATGAACAGAGAAAACCGGTGAGGTCTACTGTCTTCTTAGCAGGCTAGAAAAAATActatataaatatgtacagaatatcAGTTGCAGACGCattggaaagaagaagaaccacATGATCTCACACCTTTAAAGACATAACATCTTCTTTTTCTGAGTTATTATGTCagtgagatttattttttggcCTGACTGTGCGGAGCTCCTCCTCCAGGAAGTGCGGATGTGTTCGATGGTCTACAGAACATGAAAGTTAATGTTCATCTGATTGTGGGGCTCGATTATCAAAATGGAGAATTTAGCCATTGGCAATAAAGAATTTAAACAGCAGGTATCACTTTTTCCATGTTTCGCTGTAGAAGATGAACTAAAACCACCACAAGCACTTTAGAAAAATCACAACTCACACAATTCCCAAAGGGTAACTAAATGGATCAAGGAAATCCAATCATGtccatatacacacacatttcccgTCTCTTTTAATGCATGGAATTTCTGTCCACACAAAGTTTAGTGCAGTCTGATCACATCCCTAGACAGCTGCAGTTTCaggcttcacacacacacacacacacacacacacacacacacacacacacacacacacacacacacacacacacacacacacacacacaaacagaactaGTGTGTGAACCTAAGTGCAACATCACCATGTGGTGTTAATTTGGTGGAGGAAAGCAATTAAATGAGTGGCAGTGAATGATTGTCAGAACATTCGTGAGACTAGCTGGAGAGTATTCTGTATTGccaaaatatataatatggaCCTATAGTAGAGTACATGGAGATGGGAAAATAGTTTGATCAGACTTAGAGGGATTGATGACCTCCATCTGAACCCCTTAGACTGAAACATTTGAATATAATTGTCTTTAATAATTCATGCATGGCTGACTGCAGCTATTCATCTCTATTAGTCAAAAATTTATATCTGCTTTGCTTCACAGGCCCACTGCAACGCTCCAACCAGGAAAACTGGATGCGTTCCAGGAGAGTGCACAAGCACAGTCCTAACGAAAATTAGCAGGTGCGCTCTTACAACAGTGCAATCAGGCTAGATTTCTACTCATCGTGCACTCAAGTGAAAGAGAATGAGTCTAGATCTTACCCCAGTCTGTGCAACTCCCACCTACCATCCCACCAGGAACCCTCCCTGGAGCTGTTGTTCCTGGCCTGCAGATGTTGTTCAATTTAAAGAAGCATTCAGAGTGATAAATTAAGCTAAGTCTGATCAAGATACTGCTGCAATGTGGGAATAATTAGTCTGCAGGAGAAACTAACTCAGACACactcagtatgtgtgtgtgtgtgtgtgtgtgtgtgtgtgtgtgtgtgtgtgtgtgtgtgtgtgtgttcagataaGTGCGGTGATGCTCattaatttcttctttatttttatctgaaaaaacaaatcacacaacacCTGCTGATGGTACAGTAGCGAAATCGTAACAAACATTGAaaacagacccacacacactaTAATTTTCTCTCTATCTCGTGATCCTATAACCTCAGAATATGCCAgtcaaaaaaaatatttccacccatcctgtttttctgtctcttcgCGAACACAACCCTTCCATACTGCTGCTGCcaacattaacataaatacGATCTGGTTCCTATTCAACACTACAGGAAAACTACACTGTAACAGGTCAACAGTTTGAGCACTTATGAACtgtctttaaaaagtaattgttttattcactttgaCACTGTAAACCCC encodes the following:
- the LOC113162438 gene encoding LOW QUALITY PROTEIN: epsin-3-like (The sequence of the model RefSeq protein was modified relative to this genomic sequence to represent the inferred CDS: inserted 1 base in 1 codon), whose translation is MTTSALRRQVKNIVHNYSEAEIKVREATSNDPWGPSSSLMSEIADLTFNVVAFAEVMGMVWKRLNDSGKNWRHVYKALTLLDYLLKTGSERVAQQCRENAFTIQTLRDFQYIDRDGRDQGANVREKARQLVCLLRDEERLRQERSQALKTKERMAGGGSGGGGGVYGGIPPSYHPGRRTSQPSMAVLYGEEFSRSRGSPCSFNSSSSSPRATSDLEQARPQTSGEEELQLQLALAMSREESQKEQCCHQGDESLLQKALDESRRESQSGTRESAMLDLVDIFGPSPEPPPAPADPWKSAQPACDITSDPWDTVAVHSSTPVIGSPWMASHSSSNASNPWAPCAKSRTDPWEAAPVSSSPVNHVWDSPTDGGCDGTDPFTAQDMEKSKQEVPQVSSPQPASPTDAELFGVTTDSGPFAGTDSKADFYRTDPQVKPQVNGRESASPEMFDLSRLAPPLSAXPTRVCRTPEAFLGPTGASLVNLDALIPPNPPSKTHNNPFLSGLSAPSPTNPFHCDQPRLTLNQMRPSSTSPLPPNMLSYSPSLPLPLHHQPPTLPSSLTQPPAGLLDLPSNLPQPLLPFCPRPAPHTQSQTHTHSHNPFL